Proteins co-encoded in one Actinomadura luteofluorescens genomic window:
- a CDS encoding helix-turn-helix transcriptional regulator, translating to MGNVRTGAPPTLDTGVLRRMRLARDAMDREWAEPLDVSAVAARAGYSRYHFVRLFHEVYGETPGAYLTRRRIERAQDLLRTANLTVTEICMQVGFTSLGTFCTRFKQQTGATPTEFRRRARSGDAAAIPGCFVLLWAGGFRERPAPGSGEAPGSGETSGSGETSGSGETPAVSKNREGRAARGVLA from the coding sequence ATGGGAAACGTTCGGACGGGCGCGCCGCCCACCCTGGACACCGGCGTCCTGCGCCGGATGAGGCTCGCCCGCGACGCCATGGACCGCGAGTGGGCGGAGCCGCTGGACGTCTCCGCCGTCGCCGCCCGCGCCGGGTACTCGCGCTACCACTTCGTCCGGCTGTTCCACGAGGTCTACGGCGAGACACCCGGCGCCTACCTCACCCGCCGCCGCATCGAGCGCGCGCAGGACCTGCTGCGCACCGCCAACCTGACCGTCACCGAGATCTGCATGCAGGTCGGCTTCACCAGTCTCGGCACGTTCTGCACCCGGTTCAAGCAGCAGACCGGGGCGACGCCCACCGAGTTCCGCAGGCGCGCCCGCAGCGGGGATGCCGCGGCCATCCCCGGATGCTTCGTGCTGCTCTGGGCCGGCGGCTTCCGCGAGCGGCCGGCTCCCGGAAGCGGTGAGGCTCCCGGGAGCGGCGAGACGTCGGGGAGCGGCGAGACGTCCGGGAGCGGCGAGACGCCGGCGGTCAGCAAGAATCGAGAAGGCCGGGCGGCCCGGGGTGTCCTAGCGTGA
- the gltB gene encoding glutamate synthase large subunit, which translates to MAAAALTPDGRAPGRPQPQGLYDPANEHDACGVGMVADLHGRKSHDIVQNALDVLKNLDHRGAVGAEPDDGDGVGILVQIPDAFFREVCDFPLPEAGGYAAGIAFLPADGDERAAAVAHVETLCVEEGLTVLGWRELPHDPDFTGPAARRVMPHFAQMFVAPAAGGPHDGRTGLELDRAVFCMRERAEQDVRVYFPSLSSRTIVYKGMLTTPQLEPFFPDLSDRRFTSAIALVHSRFSTNTFPAWELAHPYRFIAHNGEINTVKGNRNWMRAREALLRSDLLPGDISRIFPVIDIEASDTASFDECLELLHLGGRSLPHAVLMMIPEAWENHTEMDAERRAFYEFHSTLMEAWDGPASVSFTDGTVVGAVLDRNGLRPGRYWVTDDGLVVLASEAGVLDIPAAKVVRKGRLQPGKIFLVDTAAGRIVEDDEVKAELAAEHPYGEWLHEGLVRFEELPQREREIPTHETLVRRQQTFGYTLEEQRIILTPMARTGAEPIGSMGTDTPIAVLSERPRLLFDYFKQLFAQVTNPPLDAIREELVTSLQSTLGPEGNLLAPGPDSCRRLVLPTPILDNDELSKIIHIDDEGSLPHLAAHVVHGLYEVAGGGEALRSRLEEINSEVGRAIEAGARIIVLSDRGADSARAAIPSLLLTGAVHHHLIREKTRTQVGLVIETGEARECHHMALLIGYGASAINPYLAIETVEDLVRGGAIEGPDPAKAVRNLVKAYGKGVLKVMSKMGVSTVASYTGAQIFEAIGLGEDVVARCFTGTTSRLGGVGFDVLAREVAERHARAYPPGGNDLAHRTLEVGGEYQWRREGEPHLFNPDTVFKLQHATRTRRYEIFKEYTSKVDSQAEKLMTLRGLFRLREGDREPVPIEEVEPVSEIVKRFSTGAMSYGSISAEAHETLAIAMNRLGGKSNTGEGGEDPARFTPDENGDLRRSAIKQVASGRFGVTSEYLTNADDIQIKMAQGAKPGEGGQLPGHKVYPWIAKTRHSTPGVGLISPPPHHDIYSIEDLAQLIHDLKNANPAARVHVKLVAEVGVGTVAAGVSKAHADVVLISGHDGGTGASPLTSLKHAGAPWELGLAETQQTLLLNGLRDRIVVQTDGQMKTGRDVVVAALLGAEEYGFATAPLVVSGCIMMRVCHLDTCPVGVATQNPVLRQRFSGKPEFVVNFFEFVAEEVREYLAALGFRSLDEAIGHVEMIDTREAVEHWKAAGLDLAPILHVPARAEGAALHRMTEQDHGLEKALDNTLIQLAEGAISFGDPVRLELPIRNVNRTVGTMLGHEVTKKWGGGGLPDDTIDVTFTGSAGNSFGAFAPRGVTLRLVGDANDYVGKGLSGGRVTLRPPRDAGFAAEEQIIGGNVILYGATSGELFARGVVGERFCVRNSGATAVVEGVGDHACEYMTGGRAVILGRTGRNLAAGMSGGIAYVLDLVPERVNGEMVDLEPLDAADTDFVRALTERHLAETGSAVARRLLDDWDGAAARFTKIMPRDYRRVLDAMAKAEAEGRDVDEAVMAAAQS; encoded by the coding sequence ATGGCTGCTGCTGCCCTCACACCTGATGGCCGTGCACCGGGCCGCCCCCAGCCGCAGGGCTTGTACGACCCGGCCAACGAGCACGACGCCTGCGGCGTCGGCATGGTCGCCGACCTGCACGGACGCAAGAGCCACGACATCGTCCAGAACGCCCTGGACGTCCTGAAGAACCTGGACCACCGGGGAGCCGTCGGCGCGGAGCCGGACGACGGCGACGGCGTCGGCATCCTCGTCCAGATCCCGGACGCGTTCTTCCGCGAGGTCTGCGACTTCCCGCTCCCGGAGGCCGGCGGCTACGCGGCCGGCATCGCGTTCCTTCCCGCGGACGGCGACGAGCGCGCCGCGGCGGTCGCCCACGTGGAGACGCTGTGCGTGGAGGAGGGCCTGACGGTCCTCGGCTGGCGCGAGCTCCCGCACGACCCCGACTTCACGGGCCCGGCCGCCCGCCGGGTCATGCCGCACTTCGCGCAGATGTTCGTCGCCCCCGCGGCCGGCGGCCCGCACGACGGCAGGACCGGCCTGGAGCTGGACCGCGCCGTCTTCTGCATGCGCGAGCGCGCCGAGCAGGACGTGCGGGTCTACTTCCCGAGCCTGTCCAGCCGCACGATCGTCTACAAGGGGATGCTGACGACCCCGCAGCTGGAGCCGTTCTTCCCCGACCTGTCGGACCGCCGGTTCACCAGCGCGATCGCGCTGGTCCACTCGCGGTTCTCGACCAACACGTTCCCGGCCTGGGAGCTGGCGCACCCGTACCGGTTCATCGCCCACAACGGCGAGATCAACACCGTGAAGGGCAACCGGAACTGGATGCGGGCCCGCGAGGCGCTGCTGAGGTCCGACCTGCTGCCCGGCGACATCTCCCGGATCTTCCCGGTGATCGACATCGAGGCGTCCGACACCGCGTCGTTCGACGAGTGCCTGGAGCTGCTGCACCTCGGCGGCCGGTCGCTGCCGCACGCGGTGCTGATGATGATCCCGGAGGCGTGGGAGAACCACACCGAGATGGACGCCGAGCGCCGGGCGTTCTACGAGTTCCACTCCACGCTGATGGAGGCGTGGGACGGCCCCGCCAGCGTCAGCTTCACCGACGGCACCGTCGTCGGCGCGGTCCTGGACCGCAACGGGCTGCGCCCGGGCCGGTACTGGGTGACCGACGACGGCCTGGTCGTGCTGGCCAGCGAGGCCGGCGTGCTGGACATCCCCGCCGCCAAGGTCGTCCGCAAGGGCCGCCTGCAGCCCGGCAAGATCTTCCTCGTCGACACCGCCGCGGGGCGGATCGTCGAGGACGACGAGGTCAAGGCCGAGCTGGCCGCCGAACACCCGTACGGGGAGTGGCTGCACGAGGGCCTGGTCCGGTTCGAGGAGCTGCCGCAGCGCGAGCGGGAGATCCCGACCCACGAGACGCTCGTCCGGCGGCAGCAGACGTTCGGCTACACCCTCGAAGAGCAGCGGATCATCCTGACGCCGATGGCGCGGACGGGCGCGGAGCCGATCGGGTCGATGGGCACCGACACCCCGATCGCGGTGCTCTCCGAGCGCCCGCGGCTGCTGTTCGACTACTTCAAGCAGCTGTTCGCGCAGGTCACGAACCCGCCGCTGGACGCGATCCGCGAGGAGCTCGTCACCTCGCTGCAGTCCACGCTCGGCCCGGAGGGCAACCTGCTGGCCCCCGGCCCGGACTCGTGCCGGCGCCTGGTGCTGCCGACCCCGATCCTGGACAACGACGAGCTGTCCAAGATCATCCACATCGACGACGAGGGTTCGCTGCCGCACCTGGCCGCGCACGTCGTGCACGGCCTGTACGAGGTCGCCGGCGGGGGAGAGGCCCTGCGGTCCCGCCTGGAGGAGATCAACTCCGAGGTCGGCCGGGCCATCGAGGCCGGTGCGCGGATCATCGTGCTGTCGGACCGCGGCGCCGACTCCGCCCGCGCCGCGATCCCGTCGCTGCTGCTGACCGGCGCCGTGCACCACCACCTGATCCGGGAGAAGACCCGCACCCAGGTCGGCCTGGTGATCGAGACGGGCGAGGCCCGCGAGTGCCACCACATGGCGCTGCTCATCGGGTACGGCGCGTCCGCGATCAACCCGTACCTGGCGATCGAGACCGTCGAGGACCTCGTGCGCGGCGGCGCGATCGAGGGGCCGGACCCGGCCAAGGCCGTCCGGAACCTGGTGAAGGCCTACGGCAAGGGCGTCCTGAAGGTCATGTCGAAGATGGGCGTGTCCACGGTCGCGTCCTACACCGGCGCGCAGATCTTCGAGGCGATCGGGCTCGGCGAGGACGTGGTGGCGCGCTGCTTCACCGGCACCACCTCCCGGCTCGGCGGCGTCGGCTTCGACGTGCTGGCCCGCGAGGTCGCCGAGCGGCACGCGCGCGCCTACCCGCCGGGCGGCAACGACCTGGCGCACCGCACCCTGGAGGTCGGCGGCGAGTACCAGTGGCGCCGCGAGGGCGAGCCGCACCTGTTCAACCCGGACACGGTGTTCAAGCTCCAGCACGCCACCCGCACCCGCCGCTACGAGATCTTCAAGGAGTACACCTCCAAGGTCGACTCGCAGGCCGAGAAGCTGATGACGCTCCGCGGGCTGTTCCGGCTCCGCGAGGGCGACCGGGAGCCGGTGCCGATCGAGGAGGTCGAGCCGGTATCGGAGATCGTCAAGCGGTTCTCCACCGGCGCGATGTCCTACGGCTCCATCTCGGCGGAGGCGCACGAGACCCTCGCGATCGCGATGAACCGCCTCGGCGGCAAGTCCAACACCGGCGAGGGCGGCGAGGACCCGGCGCGCTTCACCCCGGACGAGAACGGCGACCTGCGGCGCAGCGCGATCAAGCAGGTGGCCTCCGGCCGGTTCGGCGTGACCTCGGAGTACCTCACCAACGCCGACGACATCCAGATCAAGATGGCGCAGGGCGCCAAGCCCGGCGAGGGCGGCCAGCTGCCCGGCCACAAGGTCTACCCGTGGATCGCCAAGACGCGGCACTCCACCCCGGGCGTCGGCCTCATCTCGCCGCCGCCGCACCACGACATCTACTCGATCGAGGACCTGGCGCAGCTCATCCACGACCTGAAGAACGCCAACCCGGCGGCGCGCGTGCACGTCAAGCTCGTCGCCGAGGTCGGGGTCGGCACGGTCGCGGCCGGGGTGTCCAAGGCGCACGCCGACGTGGTGCTCATCTCCGGGCACGACGGCGGCACGGGCGCGTCCCCGCTGACCTCGCTCAAGCACGCCGGCGCGCCGTGGGAGCTCGGCCTCGCCGAGACGCAGCAGACGCTGCTGCTGAACGGGCTGCGCGACCGCATCGTCGTGCAGACCGACGGGCAGATGAAGACCGGCCGCGACGTCGTCGTCGCCGCGCTGCTCGGCGCCGAGGAGTACGGCTTCGCGACCGCGCCGCTGGTGGTGTCGGGCTGCATCATGATGCGGGTCTGCCACCTGGACACCTGCCCGGTCGGCGTCGCCACCCAGAACCCGGTGCTGCGGCAGCGGTTCTCCGGCAAGCCCGAGTTCGTGGTGAACTTCTTCGAGTTCGTCGCCGAGGAGGTCCGCGAGTACCTGGCGGCCCTCGGGTTCCGGTCGCTGGACGAGGCCATCGGCCACGTCGAGATGATCGACACCCGGGAGGCGGTCGAGCACTGGAAGGCCGCCGGCCTGGACCTTGCCCCGATCCTGCACGTCCCGGCGCGGGCGGAGGGCGCGGCCCTGCACCGGATGACCGAGCAGGACCACGGGCTGGAGAAGGCCCTGGACAACACGCTGATCCAGCTCGCCGAGGGCGCGATCTCGTTCGGCGACCCGGTGCGGCTGGAGCTGCCGATCCGCAACGTCAACCGGACGGTCGGGACGATGCTCGGCCACGAGGTGACGAAGAAGTGGGGCGGCGGCGGGCTGCCCGACGACACCATCGACGTCACCTTCACCGGTTCGGCGGGCAACTCCTTCGGCGCGTTCGCGCCGCGCGGCGTCACGCTGCGGCTGGTCGGCGACGCCAACGACTACGTCGGCAAGGGGCTGTCCGGCGGGCGGGTCACGCTGCGTCCCCCGCGGGACGCCGGGTTCGCCGCCGAGGAGCAGATCATCGGCGGCAACGTGATCCTGTACGGCGCCACGTCCGGCGAGCTGTTCGCCCGCGGGGTCGTCGGTGAGCGGTTCTGCGTCCGCAACTCCGGCGCCACCGCCGTCGTCGAGGGCGTCGGCGACCACGCCTGCGAGTACATGACCGGGGGCCGCGCGGTGATCCTCGGCCGGACGGGGCGCAACCTCGCGGCCGGCATGTCCGGCGGCATCGCCTACGTCCTGGACCTCGTGCCCGAGCGGGTCAACGGCGAGATGGTCGACCTGGAGCCGCTGGACGCCGCCGACACGGACTTCGTCCGGGCGCTCACCGAGCGGCACCTGGCCGAGACCGGCTCGGCGGTGGCCCGGCGGCTGCTGGACGACTGGGACGGCGCCGCCGCCCGCTTCACCAAGATCATGCCGCGCGACTACCGGCGGGTCCTGGACGCGATGGCCAAGGCCGAGGCCGAGGGGCGCGACGTCGACGAGGCCGTCATGGCCGCGGCGCAGAGCTGA
- a CDS encoding type 1 glutamine amidotransferase domain-containing protein, translating to MPNNDLQGGTVAFLCAPEGTEQVELTEPWRAVEQAGATPRLVSTQSGRLQAFNHLDKGDTFPVDITVDATDHSEFDGLVLPGGVANPDFLRTDAGAVAFVRSFFDAGKPVAVICHGPWTLIEADVVRGRTMTSWPSLRTDLRNAGATWVDEEVKICEDGPNVLVSSRKPDDLKAFCQAAVEAFKR from the coding sequence ATGCCGAACAACGATCTTCAGGGCGGGACCGTCGCCTTCCTGTGCGCCCCCGAGGGCACCGAGCAGGTCGAGCTGACCGAGCCGTGGAGGGCCGTGGAGCAGGCCGGCGCCACCCCGCGCCTGGTGTCCACACAGTCCGGCCGGCTCCAGGCGTTCAACCACCTGGACAAGGGCGACACCTTCCCCGTCGACATCACCGTCGACGCCACCGACCACAGTGAGTTCGACGGCCTCGTCCTTCCCGGCGGCGTCGCCAACCCCGACTTCCTGCGCACCGATGCCGGCGCCGTCGCGTTCGTCCGGTCGTTCTTCGACGCGGGCAAGCCCGTCGCCGTCATCTGCCACGGCCCGTGGACCCTGATCGAGGCCGACGTCGTCCGGGGGCGGACCATGACGTCCTGGCCGAGCCTCCGGACGGACCTGCGCAACGCGGGGGCGACCTGGGTGGACGAGGAGGTCAAGATCTGCGAGGACGGCCCCAACGTCCTGGTCAGCAGCCGCAAGCCCGACGACCTCAAGGCGTTCTGCCAGGCCGCCGTGGAGGCGTTCAAACGGTGA
- a CDS encoding pyridoxal phosphate-dependent decarboxylase family protein produces the protein MTDPLDERDIAGAPLAVVARAAEPYLASLPDRPVHDRAQDPLLDELDGPLPDTGDGAVAAVERLVRIGTRAATHSSGPRFFHFVVGGSTPAAMAGDWAASLLDQAAGLWLTSPLAARAETVVLRWLKELFGLPPGFGGVLTPSATLAHVAGLAAARHWWAAGHGVDVASQGLAGLPAMPVLTSGLVHVSTRKALQILGCGRDTLRTFARDDAGRVDLEAMDAALAGAGGPAVIVANLGEVNTGDSDPITELADLAERHGAWLHVDGAFGLFAALSPRTAHLAQGVERADSVTADGHKWLNVPYESGFSFVRDPASLSRAFGAWGAAYLPDADEERINYNMLGPESSRRARALPIWATLRAYGRDGYREMVERHLDVAAHLGGLVEAAPDLELLAPVRLCIACFRYRPEGVPEERLDELNARLGEALLADGRVYAGTSTYRGMTVFRPAPLNWRTTKSDVERLVDVLRELGARLTG, from the coding sequence ATGACCGATCCGCTTGACGAACGTGACATCGCCGGTGCCCCGCTCGCGGTGGTGGCGCGGGCCGCGGAGCCGTACCTGGCGAGCCTGCCGGACCGCCCCGTCCACGACCGGGCGCAGGACCCCCTCCTGGACGAGCTGGACGGGCCGCTTCCGGACACGGGGGACGGCGCGGTGGCCGCCGTCGAGCGGCTGGTGCGGATCGGCACCCGGGCGGCGACGCACTCGTCCGGGCCGCGGTTCTTCCACTTCGTGGTGGGCGGGTCGACGCCCGCGGCGATGGCGGGCGACTGGGCGGCGTCGCTGCTCGACCAGGCGGCCGGGCTGTGGCTGACGTCGCCGCTGGCGGCGCGGGCGGAGACGGTGGTCCTGCGCTGGCTGAAGGAGCTGTTCGGGCTGCCCCCGGGGTTCGGCGGCGTGCTGACGCCGAGCGCCACGCTCGCGCACGTCGCGGGCCTGGCGGCCGCGCGGCACTGGTGGGCGGCCGGGCACGGCGTGGACGTCGCGTCGCAGGGCCTCGCGGGGCTGCCGGCGATGCCGGTGCTCACCAGCGGCCTCGTGCACGTCAGCACCCGCAAGGCGCTGCAGATCCTCGGCTGCGGCCGGGACACCCTGCGGACGTTCGCCCGCGACGACGCGGGGCGGGTCGATCTGGAGGCGATGGACGCCGCGCTCGCCGGGGCGGGCGGGCCCGCGGTGATCGTGGCGAACCTCGGCGAGGTGAACACGGGCGACAGCGACCCGATCACCGAGCTGGCGGACCTCGCGGAGCGGCACGGGGCCTGGCTGCACGTGGACGGCGCGTTCGGGCTGTTCGCGGCCCTCAGCCCCCGGACGGCCCATCTCGCGCAGGGCGTCGAGCGGGCGGACTCGGTGACGGCGGACGGCCACAAGTGGCTGAACGTGCCCTACGAGAGCGGGTTCTCCTTCGTGCGGGACCCGGCGTCGCTGAGCCGCGCGTTCGGGGCGTGGGGCGCGGCGTACCTGCCGGACGCCGACGAGGAGCGGATCAACTACAACATGCTCGGCCCGGAGTCGTCCCGCCGCGCGCGGGCGCTGCCGATCTGGGCGACCTTGCGGGCGTACGGGCGGGACGGGTACCGGGAGATGGTGGAGCGTCACCTCGACGTGGCCGCCCATCTGGGCGGGCTCGTCGAGGCGGCGCCCGACCTGGAGCTGCTCGCCCCGGTGCGGCTCTGCATCGCGTGCTTCCGGTACCGGCCCGAGGGCGTCCCGGAGGAGCGGCTGGACGAGCTGAACGCGCGCCTGGGCGAGGCGCTGCTCGCGGACGGCCGCGTCTACGCGGGCACCAGCACCTACCGCGGCATGACGGTGTTCCGTCCGGCGCCGCTCAACTGGCGGACGACGAAGTCCGACGTGGAGCGGCTGGTGGACGTGCTCCGCGAGCTCGGCGCCCGCCTGACGGGCTGA
- a CDS encoding glutamate synthase subunit beta yields MADPKGFLTVRRELPRRRPVDVRIRSWSEVYEDFGKDRLEKQASRCMDCGIPFCHQGCPLGNLIPEWNDLVYRKDWQEAVERLHATNNFPEFTGRLCPAPCESACVLGINQDPVTIKRVEVEIIDRAFAEGWVRPQPPAVQTGRRVAVVGSGPAGLAAAQQLTRAGHDVTVYERADRIGGLLRYGIPEFKMEKRHLDRRLAQMRAEGTAFRTSVNVGVDVTADDLRASNDAVVLAGGATAWRDLPVPGRELKGVYQAMEYLPPSNRAQEGDYDESPISAEGKHVVVIGGGDTGADCIGTAIRQGAASVTQLEIMPRPPEARPDGQPWPTYPMLFKVESAHEELAGMGGDRVYAVSTTEFLGDVDGNVRALRLVEVGGPQTGFAPVEGSEREIPAELVTLAMGFLGPEREGLLEQLGVELDQRGNVVRDGDYRTSVDGVFAAGDMGRGQSLIVWAIAEGRAAAHGVDAFLGGRTDLPYPIPPTARPLA; encoded by the coding sequence ATGGCTGACCCGAAGGGTTTCCTCACCGTCCGGCGGGAGCTCCCGCGGCGCCGCCCGGTCGACGTGCGGATCAGGAGCTGGTCCGAGGTCTACGAGGACTTCGGCAAGGACCGGCTGGAGAAGCAGGCGAGCCGCTGCATGGACTGCGGCATCCCGTTCTGCCACCAGGGCTGCCCGCTCGGCAACCTCATCCCCGAGTGGAACGACCTCGTCTACCGCAAGGACTGGCAGGAGGCCGTGGAGCGGCTCCACGCCACCAACAACTTCCCGGAGTTCACCGGGAGGCTGTGCCCGGCCCCGTGCGAGAGCGCCTGCGTCCTCGGCATCAACCAGGACCCGGTGACCATCAAGCGGGTCGAGGTCGAGATCATCGACCGGGCGTTCGCGGAGGGCTGGGTGCGCCCGCAGCCGCCGGCCGTCCAGACCGGCAGGCGGGTCGCGGTGGTCGGCTCGGGGCCCGCGGGCCTCGCCGCCGCCCAGCAGCTCACCCGCGCCGGACACGACGTCACGGTGTACGAGCGCGCCGACCGGATCGGCGGCCTGCTGCGCTACGGCATCCCCGAGTTCAAGATGGAGAAGCGGCACCTCGACCGGCGCCTCGCCCAGATGCGCGCCGAGGGCACCGCCTTCCGGACCTCGGTGAACGTGGGCGTCGACGTCACCGCCGACGACCTGCGCGCGTCGAACGACGCCGTCGTCCTGGCGGGCGGCGCCACCGCGTGGCGCGACCTGCCCGTCCCGGGACGCGAGCTCAAGGGCGTCTACCAGGCGATGGAGTACCTGCCGCCCTCCAACAGGGCGCAGGAGGGCGACTACGACGAGTCGCCCATCTCCGCGGAGGGCAAGCACGTCGTCGTCATCGGCGGCGGCGACACCGGCGCCGACTGCATCGGCACCGCGATCCGGCAGGGCGCCGCGTCGGTCACCCAGCTGGAGATCATGCCGCGGCCGCCGGAGGCGCGCCCCGACGGCCAGCCGTGGCCGACGTACCCGATGCTGTTCAAGGTGGAGAGCGCCCACGAGGAGCTCGCCGGCATGGGCGGCGACCGCGTGTACGCCGTGTCCACCACCGAGTTCCTGGGCGACGTGGACGGCAACGTCCGCGCGTTGAGGCTGGTGGAGGTCGGCGGCCCGCAGACCGGGTTCGCGCCCGTCGAGGGCAGCGAGCGGGAAATCCCCGCCGAGCTGGTCACGCTCGCCATGGGCTTCCTCGGCCCGGAGCGCGAGGGCCTGCTGGAGCAGCTCGGAGTCGAGCTGGACCAGCGCGGCAACGTGGTCCGCGACGGCGACTACCGGACGTCCGTGGACGGCGTGTTCGCCGCGGGCGACATGGGCCGCGGCCAGTCGCTGATCGTCTGGGCCATCGCCGAGGGCCGCGCCGCCGCGCACGGCGTCGACGCCTTCCTCGGCGGACGGACCGACCTGCCGTACCCGATCCCGCCGACGGCGCGCCCGCTCGCCTGA
- a CDS encoding VOC family protein: protein MITKLGLATVWVLDQDSAKAFFTEKLGLEVRDDMTLGEGGMRWVTVGAKGQPELSLALMVPGPPTMDPGSATQMKALIAKGVLGAGAFNTDDCQAEYERLSALGVEFVHPPEKRPYGIEAVFRDDSGCWYSLTQPFDELDETVPWNDCVG, encoded by the coding sequence ATGATCACCAAACTCGGGCTGGCCACCGTCTGGGTACTCGACCAGGACTCGGCGAAGGCGTTCTTCACCGAGAAACTCGGTCTGGAGGTTCGCGACGACATGACGCTGGGCGAGGGCGGAATGCGCTGGGTCACCGTCGGCGCCAAGGGCCAGCCCGAGCTGAGCCTCGCCCTCATGGTGCCAGGCCCGCCCACCATGGACCCCGGCTCCGCCACCCAGATGAAGGCGCTCATCGCCAAGGGCGTCCTCGGTGCCGGTGCCTTCAACACCGACGACTGCCAGGCCGAGTACGAGCGGCTCTCGGCCCTGGGCGTCGAGTTCGTCCACCCGCCCGAGAAGCGCCCCTACGGGATCGAGGCGGTCTTCCGGGACGACTCGGGCTGCTGGTACAGCCTCACCCAGCCGTTCGACGAGCTCGACGAGACCGTCCCCTGGAACGACTGCGTGGGCTGA
- a CDS encoding helix-turn-helix transcriptional regulator, with protein MNPTGYREYRTPGLACSWTAALPPDAGPFVQRVLPDGCVDLLWTAGGIVVAGPDTGPMPAVMRPGEEIAAVRFAPGTAPPVLGVPADALRDGRVPLRELWGGEADRLAAAVAAAGDRRAALVAAVRGRMGPADPLVGPVVAGLAEGSVRDVADALGIGERQLRRRSLAAFGYGPKTLQRVLRFQRALGLARAGGPLAEVAFAAGYADQAHFAHEVRDLAGEPVRNLL; from the coding sequence ATGAACCCCACGGGCTACCGCGAGTACCGGACGCCGGGGCTGGCCTGCTCGTGGACGGCGGCGCTGCCTCCGGACGCCGGGCCGTTCGTCCAGCGCGTGCTCCCGGACGGCTGCGTCGACCTCCTCTGGACGGCCGGCGGGATCGTGGTGGCGGGGCCGGACACGGGCCCGATGCCGGCGGTGATGCGGCCGGGCGAGGAGATCGCGGCGGTGCGGTTCGCGCCGGGGACGGCGCCGCCGGTGCTGGGCGTGCCGGCGGACGCTCTGCGGGACGGGCGGGTGCCGCTGCGGGAGCTGTGGGGCGGGGAGGCCGATCGGCTGGCGGCGGCCGTGGCGGCGGCGGGCGATCGCCGCGCGGCGCTGGTGGCGGCGGTGCGGGGGCGGATGGGCCCGGCTGATCCGCTCGTCGGCCCGGTGGTCGCGGGCCTGGCCGAGGGATCGGTCCGCGATGTGGCGGACGCGCTCGGGATCGGCGAGCGGCAGTTGCGGCGCCGGTCGCTGGCGGCGTTCGGTTACGGGCCGAAGACGCTGCAGCGGGTGCTGCGGTTCCAGCGGGCGCTGGGCCTGGCGCGGGCGGGCGGGCCGCTGGCGGAGGTCGCGTTCGCGGCGGGCTACGCCGACCAGGCCCATTTCGCGCACGAGGTGAGGGACCTGGCGGGCGAGCCCGTCCGGAACCTGCTGTGA